DNA from Cotesia glomerata isolate CgM1 linkage group LG10, MPM_Cglom_v2.3, whole genome shotgun sequence:
attattacatataaaatataaaaattacaatgcaAAAAATCATTACATTACACATTATTAAATAGCACAAATTctataatcaaattaattaaaaaaaagtctcaTTCATTATTTTACTGCGGCGGTTGTTGATAACCATATCCAGCATACTGATTCGGCGGTGGAGGACCTTGAGGACCAGGAGGCGGTGGCATGTGACCACCAGGTGGACCACGAGGAGGGTACTGAGGATAACCTTGACCAGAAGGCGGTGGCGGATGAGGCGGGTAGTTTTGAGGAGGATACTGCGGATGTCCGTAATGAGGTTGACCTCCTTGACCCGGCGGGTGAGTAGGATAGCCTTGAGGTGGTTGACCAGATCCCGGAGGTACATAAGTTTGCGTCGTCGCTGGATGAGATTGAGGAGGCCCGTATCCTCCAGGAGGTTGTTGGGGTGGTCCCGGCGGACCTGGGGGTCCGGACGGTGGACCTTGAGAAATTGGGCCTGAAGTTGGAGGGAAATTACTGGGAACTGGACTCGGTGATTGTTGATGCTGCGATTGCGGAGCTCCTTGTTGAGATTGCTGCTGCTGAGGTGGGCCTTGAGAAGGAGGTccttgttgttgttgctgctgctggGGTGACTGAGCTGGTGGTTGTTGctgagactaaaaaaaaaaattaattattaatagtcatctaaattaatttaattattactcaaaaaaaatttttttattaaaaaaattaaattgttaaaaaaaattaaattatttaaaaatcaaactattaaaaaattaattattaaaaaattaaattattaagaaaatttaatttaaaaaattaaattgttaaaaaaaattaaattattaaaaaagttaaatttttaaaaaaattaaattattaaaaaaaattaattattaaaaaaattaaaatattaaaaagattaaattgttaaaaaaattaaattattaaaatttaaataattaaaaaaattataattataaaaaaaattaaattaagtattaaaaaattaaattatttaaaaaatttaattattcgaaaaatttaatcattaaaaaaattaaattattgaaaaaatttattattgaaattattgaaaaaatttattttaattaaaattacctgTTGCTGCTGAGGAGGTTGTTGAGGTGGTTGCTGCGACTGTCCAGGTGGCTGAGACTGAGGAGGCGGTCCAGGTTGTGCTTGAGATGGAGGTGGATGCGGAATCTGATGAGATCCAGGATGAGGACCATGAGGTCCATGAGCTTGATGCGAGGGTTGATGAACTGGATACCCAGAAGGAGTAGGCCCGGGAACATAACTACCAGCTTGAGAAGTAGCCGGTGGAGGTCCACTAGTCGGTGGATAAGTCTGAGTGGAAGCAGAAGGCGTACTCGTCGGCTGGTTACTCGGAGCATACGTATTAACCCCACTCACATTACTGGTACTAAACGGCGGAGAAGTAGAAGACGGTCCATAAGGAGCTGGAGGTCCTCCACCGGGACTCGGCTGACTCGCGTAGTTTTGTGGTGGACCGCCCTGACTCTGCTGTGGAGGTCCTTGGCTAGGTTGAGCAACGTTATTGGAAGTAGCAGGTGGAGGAGGATAGTTCTGTGGAGGAACATTGTTAGGATAAGCTTGAGAGGACTGAGGAGGATAATTACCAGGAGTTTGACCCGCACCGTAAGCGTTCTGGTTGGGACCTTGGGAAGGAGGTTGGTAGTTTGGCTGAGGACTAGGACTTCCGTACTGTCCAGGTtgctgctgttgttgctgctgctgttgttgttgttgctgttgctgctgttgttgctgctgctgttgttgaGGATTAGGCGAGAAATTCTGCTGCGTGGTTGGTGGAGGGTATCCTTGCTGATTCGGCGGGGGTGGACCGTAGCCTCCTGAAGGCTGATTGCCTCCTGGTGGAGGGTAAGCACCTGGTTGACCACCATAACTGTTTACAGACGTTGGAGGTCCATAATTCTGCTGCGATGACGCTGGGTATCCTTGCTGGGGCGCATTAGGCGGGTACTGGTTAGGCTGACCGGCTCCATAAGCACCTCCTTGAGGACCCTGAGGGTAATTTCCACCAGGATTCTGTCCTCCATAACCTGCGGGGTAACCTTGCTGACCTGGCTGTTGAGGATAAGCTTGAGGACCACCTCGATACTGCTGAGGTCCAGGTCCTGGGTTTGCTCTGTTCATTGGAGGACCTTGTCCAGGCATCGGACCGCGGTAGCCTCCTTGGGGCATTGGCTGTCCTTGGTTGAATCCTTGCATTGGCATTGGTTGGGGTGGATTCGGCGGCATTTCACCTCCGGGGCCTGGAGTACCCGGAGCGACGTTTGGAGGACCTTGGGGACCCATCATTCCATGCTGAGGGCCATTTGTCATCGGCGGAATTCCCTGGGGtggctaaattaaaaattattagatgagatttaaaatattgttgcaagtattagtaataattaaaaataaaataatttatcttcaatattttcagtaatttttattaacaaataattgaatttaacaggcatctaataatttaaaaaatttttatggcaGTAAAATTGTAACGAaacaaatttactaaaaaaaaattccacatgtgaaagtttttaaaaattataagtgcgaatttttttataatattaaatttattacaataattctAAGAATTgtaaatgtctgctaatttaaatattatataatt
Protein-coding regions in this window:
- the LOC123272370 gene encoding basic salivary proline-rich protein 2, whose product is MSATFVQRGRVPPTPAQIQKMLDENSHLIQTIQEYQNKGKPQECLQYQQILHRNLVYLASIADANQNVQALLPPPQGIPPMTNGPQHGMMGPQGPPNVAPGTPGPGGEMPPNPPQPMPMQGFNQGQPMPQGGYRGPMPGQGPPMNRANPGPGPQQYRGGPQAYPQQPGQQGYPAGYGGQNPGGNYPQGPQGGAYGAGQPNQYPPNAPQQGYPASSQQNYGPPTSVNSYGGQPGAYPPPGGNQPSGGYGPPPPNQQGYPPPTTQQNFSPNPQQQQQQQQQQQQQQQQQQQQQQQPGQYGSPSPQPNYQPPSQGPNQNAYGAGQTPGNYPPQSSQAYPNNVPPQNYPPPPATSNNVAQPSQGPPQQSQGGPPQNYASQPSPGGGPPAPYGPSSTSPPFSTSNVSGVNTYAPSNQPTSTPSASTQTYPPTSGPPPATSQAGSYVPGPTPSGYPVHQPSHQAHGPHGPHPGSHQIPHPPPSQAQPGPPPQSQPPGQSQQPPQQPPQQQQSQQQPPAQSPQQQQQQQGPPSQGPPQQQQSQQGAPQSQHQQSPSPVPSNFPPTSGPISQGPPSGPPGPPGPPQQPPGGYGPPQSHPATTQTYVPPGSGQPPQGYPTHPPGQGGQPHYGHPQYPPQNYPPHPPPPSGQGYPQYPPRGPPGGHMPPPPGPQGPPPPNQYAGYGYQQPPQ